The Metabacillus sediminilitoris genome window below encodes:
- a CDS encoding YjcZ family sporulation protein has protein sequence MGYGYYGYGGGNYGNGYYGSTFVLIVVLFILLIIVGASFYN, from the coding sequence ATGGGTTACGGATATTACGGATACGGTGGCGGTAACTACGGAAACGGTTATTATGGCAGCACGTTCGTTTTAATCGTTGTATTGTTTATTCTTTTAATCATTGTCGGTGCTTCATTCTACAACTAA
- a CDS encoding stage VI sporulation protein F, with translation MENKFFKSIEQKTGVKMNDVFALANSLQNANFKDEKTVRSVIQKVSQIANKKVPKQLEDKIVNSIVNGDEKLDFNTISNMINKK, from the coding sequence ATGGAGAATAAATTTTTTAAAAGCATTGAACAAAAAACTGGTGTCAAAATGAATGATGTATTTGCTTTAGCAAATTCATTGCAAAATGCTAATTTTAAAGATGAAAAAACAGTTCGAAGTGTCATTCAAAAAGTTTCACAGATTGCCAATAAAAAGGTACCTAAACAACTAGAAGATAAGATTGTGAATTCAATTGTAAATGGTGATGAAAAATTAGACTTCAACACAATTTCAAATATGATTAATAAGAAATAA